One stretch of Thalassovita sp. DNA includes these proteins:
- a CDS encoding cytochrome P450: protein MPYIPEITGAPSHVALPAHVPLVREPWGMLKSLRAARQNLLSIIPEVATRQPMVSGKTGRRWHMVMDPDAIRRVLLERVEDYPKSLVTKNLLRPAIGESLFIAEGAHWRWQRRAAAPVFSHRNVTNLTPVMSAAAEAACTRVADAGPRAVNMADEMVRATFDVISDVTFSGDEGFDRAAIHRAIDAYIAEAGKISLFDMLGLPDWVPRPGRMVSGQALKEMKRVADASIEGRRQGGPRAVPDLLDLLLAGEDPETKRQMNTGELRDNLLTFIVAGHETTALTLGWALYLMGFDQAAQDRARAEAQAAFGRGTATATHLEQLPFLRQIIEETLRLYPPAAILSRTAQKADTLAGRDVYPGDTVMIPIYALHRNQLLWQDPDQFRPERFENRKAIQRYAYLPFGDGPRICIGASFALQEAVIILATLLARYRFTPVPGHTPKPVMILTLRPEGGVWLQAEAV from the coding sequence ATGCCCTATATCCCAGAGATCACCGGCGCCCCCAGCCATGTTGCCCTGCCCGCCCATGTGCCCTTGGTGCGCGAACCCTGGGGCATGCTGAAATCCCTGCGTGCGGCGCGGCAGAACCTCTTGTCGATCATCCCTGAGGTGGCGACCCGCCAGCCGATGGTCAGCGGCAAAACCGGCCGGCGCTGGCATATGGTGATGGATCCCGATGCGATCCGCCGGGTGCTGCTGGAGCGGGTAGAGGACTATCCCAAATCCCTGGTCACCAAGAACCTGCTGCGGCCGGCCATTGGCGAATCGTTGTTCATTGCCGAAGGCGCTCATTGGCGCTGGCAGCGCCGGGCCGCCGCACCGGTGTTTTCGCACCGCAATGTCACAAACCTCACCCCGGTGATGAGCGCCGCAGCCGAGGCGGCCTGCACCCGTGTGGCGGACGCCGGTCCAAGGGCCGTCAACATGGCGGATGAAATGGTGCGTGCCACCTTTGATGTGATCAGTGATGTGACCTTTTCCGGCGATGAAGGCTTTGACCGCGCCGCCATTCACCGTGCGATTGACGCCTATATCGCCGAGGCGGGGAAAATCTCGCTCTTTGATATGCTGGGCCTGCCCGATTGGGTGCCGCGGCCGGGCCGGATGGTCTCAGGCCAAGCGCTGAAAGAGATGAAGCGGGTCGCTGATGCCTCCATCGAGGGGCGGCGGCAGGGCGGGCCGCGCGCGGTGCCGGATCTGCTGGACCTGCTGCTGGCCGGTGAAGACCCGGAAACCAAACGGCAGATGAACACCGGCGAATTGCGCGACAACCTGTTGACCTTCATCGTGGCGGGGCATGAAACCACTGCGCTGACATTGGGCTGGGCGCTTTACCTGATGGGGTTTGATCAGGCCGCCCAAGACAGGGCGCGGGCGGAGGCGCAGGCGGCTTTTGGTCGCGGGACCGCCACCGCGACGCATCTGGAGCAGCTGCCATTTCTGCGTCAAATCATCGAGGAAACCCTGCGACTTTACCCGCCAGCGGCGATCCTGTCGCGGACGGCACAGAAGGCGGATACGCTCGCCGGGCGTGACGTCTACCCGGGTGACACGGTGATGATCCCGATCTATGCGCTGCATCGCAATCAGCTGCTGTGGCAGGACCCGGATCAGTTCCGCCCTGAGCGGTTTGAGAACCGCAAAGCGATCCAGCGCTATGCCTACCTGCCCTTTGGCGACGGGCCACGGATCTGCATCGGCGCCTCCTTTGCGCTGCAAGAGGCGGTGATCATCCTTGCCACCTTGCTGGCGCGCTACCGGTTCACCCCGGTGCCCGGCCATACGCCGAAACCAGTGATGATCCTGACCCTGCGCCCTGAGGGCGGCGTCTGGCTGCAGGCAGAGGCTGTTTAG
- the tuf gene encoding elongation factor Tu, with the protein MAKEKFERSKPHVNIGTIGHVDHGKTTLTAAITKYFGDFQAYDQIDGAPEEKARGITISTAHVEYETENRHYAHVDCPGHADYVKNMITGAAQMDGAILVVNAADGPMPQTREHILLGRQVGIPKMVVFLNKVDQVDDEELLELVEMEVRELLSEYDYPGDDIPIIAGSALAAMEGNKPEIGEEKIKELMAAVDEYIPQPERAVDMPFLMPIEDVFSISGRGTVVTGRVERGVINVGDEIEIVGIKDTTKTTCTGVEMFRKLLDRGEAGDNIGALLRGVDRDSVERGQVLCAPGSVNPHTKFEAEVYILTKEEGGRHTPFFANYRPQFYFRTTDVTGTCILPEGTEMVMPGDNLKLSAELIAPIAMEEGLRFAIREGGRTVGSGVVSKIIE; encoded by the coding sequence ATGGCAAAGGAAAAGTTTGAGCGTTCCAAACCGCACGTTAACATCGGCACCATCGGCCACGTTGACCACGGCAAGACCACGCTGACCGCAGCAATCACCAAATACTTCGGTGACTTCCAGGCATACGACCAGATCGACGGCGCGCCTGAAGAGAAAGCCCGCGGCATCACCATCTCGACCGCACACGTTGAGTATGAGACCGAGAACCGTCACTACGCGCACGTTGACTGCCCCGGTCACGCTGACTACGTGAAAAACATGATCACCGGTGCTGCCCAGATGGACGGCGCGATCCTGGTTGTGAACGCAGCTGACGGCCCGATGCCGCAGACCCGTGAGCACATCCTGCTGGGCCGCCAGGTTGGCATCCCGAAGATGGTTGTTTTCCTGAACAAAGTTGACCAGGTAGACGACGAAGAGCTGCTGGAGCTGGTGGAAATGGAAGTCCGCGAGCTGCTGTCCGAGTACGACTACCCGGGTGATGATATTCCGATCATCGCAGGTTCGGCTCTGGCGGCGATGGAAGGCAACAAGCCTGAAATCGGCGAAGAGAAAATCAAAGAGCTGATGGCAGCTGTTGATGAGTACATCCCGCAGCCTGAGCGTGCCGTTGACATGCCGTTCCTGATGCCGATCGAAGACGTGTTCTCGATCTCGGGTCGTGGTACCGTTGTAACCGGCCGTGTTGAGCGTGGCGTGATCAATGTTGGCGACGAGATCGAAATCGTTGGCATCAAAGACACCACCAAAACCACCTGTACCGGTGTTGAAATGTTCCGCAAGTTGCTGGACCGCGGTGAAGCTGGCGACAACATCGGCGCACTGCTGCGTGGCGTTGACCGTGACTCGGTTGAGCGTGGCCAGGTTCTGTGTGCCCCGGGTTCGGTGAACCCGCACACCAAGTTCGAAGCCGAGGTCTACATCCTGACCAAGGAAGAAGGCGGCCGTCACACCCCGTTCTTCGCGAACTACCGTCCGCAGTTCTACTTCCGGACCACCGACGTGACCGGCACCTGCATCCTGCCCGAGGGCACCGAGATGGTAATGCCTGGCGACAACCTGAAACTGTCGGCTGAGCTGATCGCCCCGATCGCGATGGAAGAAGGCCTGCGCTTCGCCATCCGTGAAGGCGGCCGCACCGTTGGTTCCGGTGTTGTTTCGAAAATCATCGAGTAA
- a CDS encoding tetratricopeptide repeat protein, with the protein MRYIICVILAAAHVFTPASAKPRLNNSELTYQLACLEGGNSSKERVELCKAALEDVRLSDGDRLRLMLSLADAQTWESDYEGALRTYTEALALNPNSPVAYEGLGWVAHNQDQFPEAIEKFRQSIALELSASAQAGLGAALFRQSPDNVEAAVAELEKQL; encoded by the coding sequence ATGCGTTATATTATTTGCGTTATCTTAGCGGCCGCCCATGTCTTTACACCTGCTTCAGCCAAACCCAGGCTGAACAACTCTGAGCTGACCTATCAACTGGCCTGCCTAGAAGGCGGCAATAGTTCAAAGGAAAGGGTTGAGCTGTGCAAAGCGGCTTTGGAGGACGTGCGCCTGTCTGACGGCGATCGGTTGCGGTTGATGCTTTCGCTTGCAGATGCCCAAACCTGGGAAAGCGATTATGAGGGCGCATTGCGCACCTACACCGAAGCCTTGGCGCTTAATCCCAACAGCCCTGTCGCCTATGAGGGGTTGGGCTGGGTTGCCCACAATCAGGACCAGTTTCCAGAGGCGATCGAGAAGTTTCGCCAATCAATCGCGCTTGAACTGTCTGCCTCTGCCCAGGCTGGATTGGGGGCGGCGCTGTTTCGTCAGAGCCCGGACAATGTAGAAGCCGCAGTTGCTGAGTTGGAAAAGCAACTTTGA
- a CDS encoding tetratricopeptide repeat protein has translation MIDPEYDWAWAELGWVYMRSNQVDDAIAAFEEALKLSPNYIFALNNLASVYNTAEQYEQALDTANHLLSLQDNNWALLQRAEALRGLGRNMQALRDASVVIEQEPTWEDGYVSKALALEEMGLGGAAIEVYETLPDDVSRTDYSYYYQAWALQHDGQADAAMAAVEKAIAKDLEDYSNWELKSLFLIYGEDYYASLAAARRATELQPRAEWSVLYQAISQAHLGEVEQAMALFDEAHNLNLPDGGTNWFVEHLIGLGLTQEAKDVREISKDR, from the coding sequence TTGATCGATCCGGAATATGATTGGGCCTGGGCTGAGTTGGGTTGGGTCTATATGCGGTCCAACCAGGTTGATGACGCGATAGCCGCCTTTGAGGAGGCCCTGAAGCTATCACCCAACTACATTTTCGCGCTGAACAACTTGGCCTCTGTCTACAACACGGCCGAACAATACGAACAGGCGTTGGACACCGCAAACCATCTGCTGTCTTTGCAAGACAACAATTGGGCCTTGCTGCAACGGGCTGAGGCCTTGCGGGGTTTGGGGCGTAACATGCAGGCCCTGCGCGATGCGTCTGTCGTGATTGAACAAGAACCCACTTGGGAAGACGGCTATGTCAGCAAAGCCCTCGCCCTAGAGGAGATGGGGCTGGGGGGCGCTGCCATTGAAGTATATGAAACGCTGCCTGACGACGTCTCTCGTACGGATTACAGCTACTACTATCAGGCGTGGGCACTGCAGCATGATGGTCAGGCTGACGCGGCGATGGCCGCTGTTGAGAAGGCCATTGCAAAGGACCTGGAAGATTATTCAAACTGGGAATTGAAGTCACTTTTCCTCATCTACGGTGAAGATTATTACGCCTCGCTTGCGGCCGCCCGTCGCGCTACCGAGCTGCAGCCCCGCGCTGAATGGAGCGTGTTGTATCAAGCCATTTCACAGGCACATCTTGGCGAAGTGGAACAGGCAATGGCACTGTTTGACGAGGCTCACAATTTGAACCTTCCGGACGGTGGAACCAATTGGTTTGTCGAGCATCTGATCGGGCTGGGCCTTACGCAGGAGGCCAAAGACGTGCGTGAAATCAGCAAAGATCGGTAA
- a CDS encoding bifunctional 2',3'-cyclic-nucleotide 2'-phosphodiesterase/3'-nucleotidase, which produces MPIQLSRRGFLGGSAGAGLIALHPFSAHAATNQAHLRIMETTDLHVHVFPYDYYADKPRDTVGLSRAASIVGDIRAEATNSMLVDNGDFLQGNPMGDYIAYERGMKEGDSHPVITAMNTLGYDAATVGNHEFNYGLDFLMKSAAGAKFPIVLANVAKNAAGNIRDDETLFKPYALLDREITDGAGNKHMIKVGIIGFTPPQIMNWDRRHLEGNVVARDIVASAEAYVPEMKEAGADIIIALSHSGIGSADATDGMENASVPLAGIDGVDAVMTGHSHLVFPSPTYKDYAAVDVEKGTIHGKPAAMGGFWGSHLGVIDLMLEQEGGAWRVVTSASEARPISKRNEDRSITALVGDDENVLNSVRKDHEETLAYVRRAVGKTDAPLHSYFALVADDPSVQIVSIAQKWYVEEMLKGSEYAGLPILSAAAPFKAGGRGGPEYYTDVAAGDVAIKNVADLYLYPNTARAVLVTGQQVKDWLERSAGIFNQITPGGGDQVLLNPSFPSYNFDVIDGVEYQIDLSQPSKFDPKGNLLDASANRIVNLTYQGQPLDMDQKFVIATNNYRASGGGSFPGAKGDTIILEAPDTNRDVIVRYIVEQGTISPSADANWRFAPMPGTSVLFDTGPKAAGYADSVSGMEITPAGEGPDGFARFKIAL; this is translated from the coding sequence ATGCCTATCCAATTGTCACGCCGTGGTTTTCTGGGCGGGTCTGCCGGTGCCGGGCTGATCGCGCTGCATCCGTTTTCGGCCCATGCGGCGACGAATCAGGCGCATCTGCGCATCATGGAGACAACGGACCTGCACGTTCACGTCTTCCCCTATGATTACTATGCCGACAAGCCGCGCGACACGGTGGGCCTCAGCCGCGCTGCCTCGATTGTGGGCGACATCCGCGCTGAGGCAACCAACTCGATGCTGGTGGACAATGGCGACTTCCTGCAGGGCAACCCGATGGGCGATTACATCGCCTATGAGCGCGGCATGAAAGAAGGCGACAGCCATCCGGTGATCACCGCGATGAACACGCTTGGTTATGACGCGGCTACGGTGGGCAACCACGAATTCAACTATGGCCTCGACTTCCTGATGAAATCCGCCGCTGGCGCCAAGTTCCCGATCGTGCTGGCAAACGTTGCCAAAAACGCGGCCGGCAACATCCGCGACGATGAAACCCTTTTCAAACCCTACGCGCTGTTGGATCGCGAAATCACCGACGGCGCCGGCAACAAACATATGATCAAGGTCGGCATCATCGGTTTCACACCGCCGCAGATCATGAACTGGGACCGTCGTCATCTGGAAGGCAACGTGGTCGCCCGCGATATCGTCGCCAGTGCTGAAGCCTATGTGCCGGAAATGAAAGAGGCCGGTGCCGATATCATCATCGCTCTGTCACACTCGGGGATCGGGTCTGCCGATGCCACTGACGGGATGGAAAACGCCTCGGTGCCGCTGGCAGGGATCGACGGTGTGGATGCGGTGATGACCGGCCACAGCCACCTTGTCTTCCCCTCACCCACCTACAAGGACTACGCCGCGGTGGACGTCGAAAAAGGCACCATCCACGGCAAGCCCGCCGCAATGGGCGGATTCTGGGGTAGCCATCTGGGTGTGATTGACCTGATGCTGGAACAAGAGGGCGGCGCATGGCGCGTTGTGACCTCGGCCTCCGAGGCGCGCCCGATCTCGAAACGCAATGAGGACCGGTCGATCACCGCTCTGGTCGGCGACGATGAAAACGTGCTGAATTCGGTGCGCAAAGACCACGAAGAGACCCTGGCCTATGTGCGCCGCGCAGTAGGCAAAACCGATGCGCCGCTGCACAGCTACTTTGCTCTCGTGGCGGATGACCCTTCGGTGCAGATCGTCTCGATCGCGCAGAAATGGTATGTTGAGGAAATGCTGAAAGGCTCGGAATACGCGGGTCTGCCGATCCTGTCAGCCGCCGCGCCGTTCAAGGCCGGGGGCCGTGGCGGGCCGGAGTATTACACCGACGTGGCCGCAGGGGATGTGGCGATCAAAAACGTTGCTGACCTTTACCTCTACCCCAACACCGCCCGTGCGGTTCTCGTCACCGGCCAGCAGGTCAAAGACTGGCTGGAACGCTCCGCCGGTATCTTCAACCAGATCACGCCCGGTGGCGGCGATCAGGTGCTGCTGAACCCGTCCTTCCCCAGCTACAACTTCGATGTGATCGACGGGGTGGAATATCAGATCGACCTCAGCCAGCCGTCCAAGTTTGATCCCAAGGGCAACCTGCTGGATGCCTCCGCCAACCGGATTGTGAACCTGACCTATCAGGGCCAGCCGTTGGATATGGATCAGAAGTTCGTCATCGCCACCAACAACTACCGTGCCAGCGGCGGCGGCAGCTTCCCGGGCGCCAAGGGCGACACGATCATTCTGGAAGCGCCGGACACCAACCGTGACGTCATCGTGCGCTACATCGTTGAACAGGGCACCATCAGCCCCTCCGCTGATGCCAACTGGCGCTTTGCCCCGATGCCCGGCACCTCGGTGCTGTTTGACACCGGCCCCAAGGCGGCAGGCTACGCTGACAGCGTTTCAGGGATGGAGATCACCCCGGCAGGCGAAGGCCCCGACGGCTTCGCCCGCTTCAAAATCGCGCTGTAA
- a CDS encoding helix-turn-helix domain-containing protein, which yields MNTFGTALKNMRAELGLSQLDLAAEIGTTQRHVSFLETGRSQPSGDFVGRLATGLELSLTQRAALFDAVAWRNPYRRADFDADQVKAVLDMLETRALRHWPFPGYVMDHNWTILRANAPGWAMLEGFGGGAAGGNHALSMYEVFLSDAFFTRVQNWEEIAMVFYFRMQAAAARSISVAKLFEQARAAGRFAGVAERLTGGAEVPPYIPAVLSGPEGVQLQMSSLVGQLASTHEAAIEGLEVELMIPVDEATEACLLAAYGR from the coding sequence ATGAACACTTTTGGCACAGCGCTTAAAAACATGCGGGCCGAATTGGGCCTGTCGCAGCTGGATCTGGCGGCGGAGATTGGCACCACCCAGCGTCATGTCTCCTTCCTTGAGACCGGGCGGTCACAGCCCAGCGGGGACTTTGTGGGCAGGTTGGCCACCGGGCTGGAGCTGTCGCTGACCCAGCGGGCGGCGCTGTTTGATGCGGTGGCCTGGCGCAACCCCTACCGGCGGGCGGATTTCGATGCCGATCAGGTTAAGGCGGTTCTGGACATGCTGGAAACCCGCGCCCTCAGACACTGGCCATTTCCCGGCTACGTGATGGATCACAACTGGACGATCCTGCGCGCCAATGCGCCCGGCTGGGCGATGCTGGAAGGTTTCGGCGGTGGCGCCGCGGGCGGGAATCACGCACTGTCAATGTATGAGGTGTTCCTGTCGGATGCCTTTTTCACCCGGGTGCAGAACTGGGAGGAGATCGCCATGGTGTTTTACTTCCGCATGCAGGCGGCAGCGGCGCGCTCCATCTCGGTGGCAAAACTGTTTGAGCAGGCCCGTGCTGCCGGGCGTTTTGCCGGCGTCGCCGAACGGCTGACCGGCGGGGCCGAGGTGCCGCCCTATATTCCGGCGGTGCTGTCAGGGCCGGAAGGGGTGCAGCTGCAGATGTCGAGCCTTGTTGGGCAGCTGGCCTCCACCCATGAGGCGGCGATCGAGGGGCTGGAGGTGGAGCTGATGATCCCGGTGGATGAGGCCACAGAGGCCTGCCTGCTGGCCGCCTATGGGCGGTAG
- a CDS encoding MAPEG family protein produces MLTWLLLGTVLYLLTAYLPSLFLISGIGIGGYLGTRDEDPEVNALHGRANRASRNFEENYAPFMALGILAFVVPGADMALASTGAMIFVLARLFYLPLYLRGVFFWRSAMFTVGWVGMLIMGVALI; encoded by the coding sequence ATGCTCACCTGGCTGCTACTTGGCACCGTTTTGTACCTGCTGACGGCGTATCTGCCGTCGCTCTTTCTGATCTCAGGCATTGGGATCGGCGGCTATCTTGGCACCCGCGATGAGGATCCCGAGGTCAACGCCCTGCACGGCCGCGCCAACCGCGCCAGCCGCAATTTTGAGGAAAACTATGCCCCGTTCATGGCGCTGGGGATCCTGGCCTTTGTGGTGCCGGGTGCGGATATGGCGCTGGCCAGCACGGGCGCGATGATCTTTGTTCTGGCCCGCCTGTTTTACCTGCCACTGTACCTGCGCGGGGTGTTTTTCTGGCGCTCGGCAATGTTCACGGTCGGCTGGGTCGGCATGCTGATCATGGGCGTTGCCCTGATCTGA
- a CDS encoding ATP-dependent nuclease — MRAIYLLTNLHEANQREIELFMSLHITNINIRNFRSVRNLSFNPGKLAVLVGKNDSGKSNVLRALNLFFNGRTMPDEYLDFEVDHNVFNHPNRRAKEISIKLEFKMPESYRATNGDFVVWERRWRSQGLVHDEYSGRRRVAGPRGGANVETVEIPSQSNAHALLRNINFVYVPAIKDLEYFSELRASIYDIIAEVADREFRNSSRDFEHSISRQLEDLTNQITASLGFRSRLALPKDLSHIFESLDFLSESQDISLDARGDGIKARHIPLILKFMADKKRSLQVRGAQPHTFIWGYEEPENNLELSSCVELADQFWGFVDHGVSQIFLTTHSPVFYNLHRKQEKGENRISCHHIFREVDDEGTKQLTELGDLDDRMGTTALFAPLVTKLEDRVRRQEKARAEVERLGQANRRKIFVEGDSDKLILEKALRVFATEKAAEIDVETKVGAGINYVIDMLQSWRSRAKHHRELPKAAGLLDLDPEAKDALKDWNAVPDNIRSAKCFKLPTPPHLHPVLRAGFRVPVVLECLYDREAWEWASGRGHLKARNLIGVISTELNNQIVNAETTLDAHLHEDWAIFVKKEFDQEGKGPMARHYANKSDDDFRARMPFLGTLITEIVDYLFPEGEERPEIVDGPDQPEDGVG, encoded by the coding sequence TTGCGCGCAATCTATCTTTTGACCAATCTACATGAGGCCAATCAACGTGAAATAGAATTATTTATGAGCCTACATATAACCAACATCAACATTCGGAATTTCCGCTCAGTGCGGAACCTGTCATTTAATCCGGGTAAGCTGGCCGTTCTGGTAGGCAAGAACGACTCAGGCAAGTCGAACGTCCTCAGAGCACTAAACCTATTCTTCAATGGCCGGACCATGCCAGACGAATATCTCGACTTCGAGGTCGATCACAACGTGTTCAACCACCCGAACCGGCGCGCCAAGGAAATATCTATCAAGCTAGAATTCAAGATGCCCGAGTCATATCGGGCTACGAACGGTGACTTCGTTGTTTGGGAGCGCCGATGGCGATCTCAGGGGTTAGTTCATGACGAATATTCTGGGCGGCGGCGCGTAGCTGGCCCACGTGGTGGGGCCAATGTCGAAACGGTGGAGATCCCCAGCCAATCCAACGCTCATGCGCTGCTACGGAACATCAATTTCGTCTATGTCCCCGCAATTAAGGACCTAGAATACTTCTCGGAGCTCCGGGCCAGCATCTACGACATCATTGCCGAGGTGGCCGACCGAGAGTTCCGAAATTCAAGTCGAGACTTCGAACACTCGATATCCCGCCAGTTGGAAGACCTGACGAACCAGATTACGGCATCCCTGGGCTTCAGGTCTCGCTTGGCATTGCCCAAGGACCTAAGCCACATTTTCGAGAGCCTCGATTTCCTAAGCGAAAGTCAGGATATTTCGCTTGACGCACGGGGCGATGGGATCAAAGCCAGACATATCCCGCTGATCCTTAAATTCATGGCAGATAAGAAGCGTAGCCTACAGGTGCGAGGGGCTCAGCCGCACACGTTCATCTGGGGATACGAAGAGCCTGAAAACAATCTAGAACTATCAAGTTGCGTTGAACTCGCGGATCAGTTTTGGGGTTTCGTTGACCACGGTGTCTCCCAAATATTCCTGACCACACATTCTCCAGTTTTCTATAACTTGCACCGTAAGCAGGAGAAGGGCGAGAACAGAATATCCTGTCACCACATCTTCCGAGAGGTGGATGACGAAGGCACCAAGCAGCTCACTGAACTCGGGGACCTTGATGATCGGATGGGGACCACGGCGCTATTCGCACCTCTGGTGACGAAGCTGGAAGATAGGGTAAGACGCCAGGAGAAGGCCCGTGCTGAGGTGGAACGTCTTGGCCAAGCCAACCGTCGAAAAATCTTTGTAGAGGGCGATTCAGACAAACTCATCCTAGAGAAGGCTCTGCGCGTGTTTGCGACTGAAAAGGCTGCGGAGATAGATGTGGAGACCAAAGTCGGGGCTGGCATCAATTATGTGATCGACATGCTTCAATCATGGCGCAGTCGCGCCAAACACCATCGAGAGTTGCCGAAGGCAGCAGGATTGCTGGACCTCGACCCAGAGGCAAAGGACGCGCTCAAGGACTGGAATGCTGTCCCTGATAATATTAGGTCAGCGAAGTGTTTCAAGCTGCCGACGCCGCCGCATCTGCATCCAGTTCTGCGAGCTGGGTTCCGGGTGCCTGTAGTTCTTGAGTGCCTATATGACCGCGAGGCGTGGGAGTGGGCCAGTGGTCGCGGGCATCTCAAGGCTAGGAATCTTATAGGGGTGATTTCGACCGAGCTTAATAATCAGATAGTTAATGCCGAGACCACGTTGGATGCGCACCTACACGAGGACTGGGCAATTTTTGTAAAGAAAGAATTCGATCAGGAGGGCAAAGGGCCGATGGCTAGGCACTATGCGAATAAGTCAGATGACGATTTCCGCGCCCGTATGCCGTTCTTGGGAACTCTAATCACCGAGATTGTCGACTATTTGTTTCCAGAAGGAGAGGAGCGGCCAGAAATAGTTGATGGGCCTGACCAGCCCGAAGATGGTGTTGGGTAA
- a CDS encoding recombinase family protein yields the protein MKIGYARTSTVDQCAGLEAQIRDLKAAGCERIFEEQVSSVDLRQRERLEEALSYVREGDTLVVTKLDRLARSMAHLMDVRQALEAKGVALSVLDLNLDTSTATGKLMINLLGSVAEFERSIMLERQREGIAKAKALGKYKGRAPTARAKAAEVVALKAEGVSPTEIARRLEIGRASVYRILNAAQEESG from the coding sequence ATGAAGATCGGATACGCCAGAACCTCGACCGTTGATCAATGCGCTGGGCTTGAGGCGCAGATCAGAGACCTCAAAGCCGCCGGATGTGAGCGGATCTTCGAAGAGCAGGTCTCCTCAGTGGACCTAAGACAGCGTGAAAGGCTGGAGGAGGCCCTGAGCTACGTCAGGGAGGGTGACACGCTGGTTGTCACCAAGCTGGACCGTCTGGCGCGCTCTATGGCCCACCTGATGGACGTCAGACAGGCTCTGGAGGCCAAGGGTGTGGCCCTGTCGGTCCTTGACCTGAACCTCGACACATCCACTGCCACAGGGAAACTGATGATCAACCTGCTTGGGAGTGTCGCTGAGTTTGAGCGGTCCATCATGCTTGAGCGGCAACGGGAGGGCATCGCCAAGGCCAAGGCGCTGGGCAAGTACAAAGGCCGCGCCCCGACGGCCCGCGCCAAAGCTGCTGAGGTGGTTGCACTCAAGGCCGAGGGTGTGTCCCCCACAGAGATCGCGCGGCGGTTAGAGATCGGACGAGCGTCGGTCTATCGGATACTGAATGCGGCTCAGGAAGAATCTGGTTAG
- a CDS encoding Bro-N domain-containing protein, giving the protein MNHTLSLYDFCNNDIRVIEIDGEPWFPAKDVCDVLGLENPSQILIDSCNHANTAHMLKSNLRSTDVSFPNRGMKCVNEAGLYELILASRKPEARAFKHWVTSVVLPAIRKDGSYVAGEELVATGEEDEDELIMRAMEAQARKVERLHAENRSMRKARETYSLQGYCELNRFYLAPRQRSRLTSLASRMAKNEGIVLKKQERVFLLDGFKVPTKVNLYPRDLLDRAAVQIGLLKDSQGAALPA; this is encoded by the coding sequence ATGAACCACACCTTGTCCCTGTACGACTTCTGCAACAACGACATCCGCGTCATCGAGATCGATGGTGAGCCTTGGTTCCCCGCCAAAGATGTCTGTGATGTTCTCGGCCTCGAGAACCCAAGTCAGATCCTGATCGACTCCTGCAACCACGCCAACACGGCCCACATGTTGAAGTCCAACCTCCGTTCAACGGACGTTAGCTTCCCTAACCGTGGCATGAAATGCGTGAACGAAGCGGGTCTGTACGAACTCATCCTCGCCTCCCGCAAACCCGAAGCACGGGCCTTCAAGCACTGGGTGACCTCTGTGGTCCTCCCTGCGATCCGCAAAGATGGCAGTTATGTCGCTGGAGAAGAACTGGTCGCCACAGGCGAGGAGGACGAAGATGAACTCATCATGCGGGCAATGGAGGCCCAAGCTCGGAAGGTCGAACGTCTTCACGCCGAGAACCGATCCATGCGCAAAGCCCGCGAGACCTACTCGCTACAGGGCTACTGCGAACTGAACCGCTTCTACCTGGCACCGCGTCAGCGCAGTCGTCTAACGAGCCTCGCTAGCCGTATGGCCAAGAACGAAGGGATTGTCCTTAAGAAGCAGGAACGGGTTTTCTTGCTCGATGGCTTCAAGGTACCTACGAAGGTCAACCTGTACCCTCGTGATCTCCTCGACCGAGCAGCCGTACAAATTGGTCTCCTTAAGGACTCGCAAGGCGCAGCCCTTCCCGCTTAA